In the genome of Dermacentor silvarum isolate Dsil-2018 chromosome 1, BIME_Dsil_1.4, whole genome shotgun sequence, one region contains:
- the LOC119437086 gene encoding CDGSH iron-sulfur domain-containing protein 1-like, protein MSTKETVLPYLPWLGTAAALGFAFLAYRSYGKAKGRVNLQIDMTNPKIVNSVDIEDIGNKAVFCRCWKSKKFPYCDGSHNKHNEECGDNVGPLIVKRKDA, encoded by the exons ATGA GCACTAAAGAGACAGTCCTGCCCTACTTGCCATGGCTTGGCACGGCAGCTGCATTAGGCTTTGCCTTCCTGGCCTATAGGTCATACGGCAAGGCAAAGGGACGCGTTAACTTGCAAATCGACATGACTAACCCCAAAATTGTGAATTCTGTTGACATCGAGGACATTGGAAACAAAGCAGTCTTCTGTCGTTGCTGGAAGTCCAAGAAG tttcctTATTGTGATGGATCACACAACAAACACAATGAAGAATGTGGTGACAATGTTGGCCCTTTAATTGTCAAACGAAAGGATGCCTGA